A genomic window from Sphingobacterium spiritivorum includes:
- a CDS encoding tetratricopeptide repeat protein: MSNNQTRAAESAYKPQKGSFFVENQKSLTFIIGGILVLVVLYFGYQKLYLAPRAEKAANQIFKAEEYAASTDDSLQKRAISGDGAYPGFKEIAEEYSNTKSANIANAYLGGLYLREGKFAEAIEALEKYSDTGSEILDPLVVGMLGDAYSEQKDYNKAATFYKKAADKADNSYTAPLFLKKLGLVYEQLKENKKAEEAYTKIKSSYPESQEAAMIEGLIARVKAEQ, encoded by the coding sequence ATGTCAAATAATCAAACCCGTGCAGCGGAATCTGCATATAAACCTCAAAAAGGTTCATTTTTCGTTGAAAACCAAAAAAGCCTTACTTTCATAATTGGAGGTATCCTTGTATTGGTAGTGTTATATTTTGGATATCAAAAACTTTATTTGGCTCCTCGTGCCGAAAAAGCTGCTAACCAGATCTTCAAAGCAGAAGAATATGCTGCTTCCACAGATGATTCGTTACAGAAAAGAGCAATTTCCGGAGACGGAGCTTATCCGGGATTCAAAGAAATTGCTGAAGAATATTCCAACACCAAATCTGCTAATATTGCAAATGCATACCTTGGAGGTCTGTATTTGAGAGAAGGCAAATTTGCTGAAGCGATCGAAGCGCTTGAAAAATATTCTGATACAGGCAGTGAGATCCTGGATCCACTTGTTGTTGGAATGTTAGGAGACGCCTATTCTGAACAAAAAGACTATAATAAAGCAGCTACTTTTTACAAAAAAGCGGCTGATAAAGCTGACAACTCATACACAGCTCCTTTATTCCTCAAAAAATTAGGACTGGTATATGAGCAGTTAAAAGAAAATAAAAAAGCTGAAGAAGCTTATACCAAGATCAAAAGCAGTTATCCTGAAAGCCAGGAAGCAGCGATGATCGAAGGTCTGATCGCTCGTGTAAAAGCTGAGCAATAA
- the ribH gene encoding 6,7-dimethyl-8-ribityllumazine synthase, with the protein MASNLKNLSDFSHIQVGDAKQFKFGIVVSQWNAQVTGALLNGAVEGLLKHNALESNIEIVEVPGSYELISGADILLRNKDFDAVICLGCVIQGETRHFDFICDAVANGVANAALKYGKPVIFGVLTTDNLQQALDRAGGIHGNKGEEAAITAIQMAHISAKYA; encoded by the coding sequence ATGGCAAGTAATCTTAAAAACTTATCCGATTTTTCTCATATACAGGTCGGTGACGCAAAGCAGTTTAAATTCGGGATCGTAGTATCTCAGTGGAATGCTCAGGTAACCGGTGCACTCTTAAACGGAGCCGTTGAAGGACTGTTGAAACACAATGCTTTGGAAAGCAATATTGAGATTGTAGAAGTACCCGGAAGCTATGAGCTGATCTCCGGTGCGGACATTTTATTGAGAAATAAAGATTTTGACGCCGTTATCTGCCTCGGATGTGTCATTCAGGGAGAAACCAGACATTTTGATTTTATCTGCGATGCTGTAGCCAATGGTGTGGCTAATGCCGCTTTGAAATATGGAAAACCAGTAATCTTTGGCGTATTGACCACAGATAATCTGCAGCAAGCTCTGGATCGTGCCGGTGGAATTCATGGGAATAAAGGAGAAGAAGCAGCGATTACTGCTATCCAAATGGCACATATCAGTGCAAAGTATGCATAG
- the ytxJ gene encoding bacillithiol system redox-active protein YtxJ, whose translation MNWKNITSVTQLDEIIADNQIHAIFKHSTRCPVSSMAKRSLEFNEDLLPEGASIFYLDLIAHRDVSNAIAEKWNIRHESPQVLVIKGTEALYNASHEDIDMADIAKFFTS comes from the coding sequence ATGAACTGGAAAAACATAACATCAGTAACCCAATTGGACGAAATCATAGCAGATAACCAGATCCATGCGATATTCAAACACAGTACACGATGCCCGGTAAGCAGCATGGCTAAAAGATCGCTGGAATTCAATGAAGATTTACTGCCGGAAGGTGCGAGCATTTTTTATCTGGATCTGATTGCACACCGTGATGTATCTAATGCCATTGCCGAGAAATGGAACATCAGACATGAGTCTCCGCAGGTACTGGTCATAAAAGGAACTGAAGCCCTATATAATGCCTCACATGAAGATATTGATATGGCAGATATCGCTAAATTCTTTACCTCATAA
- a CDS encoding family 20 glycosylhydrolase produces MRNRNWASLAVTILMGCSYQAQAQDIALNKALQVNWKIDDTKSVDESSRSMFIVKNVSKKPVNLKDWTLMFNYLFLVKEDKGNTNYRIEHRNGDLYALQFLQSSYQEINPNDSLIVSFDAIAPLRNTSKAPGGLYFINQKGKIYDVPQYAVLAPKRTNTEVLEILGKQYEFNTKGNTQQGQLILPTPLSLTKSADKTFALPSKLTVKADLSFRTESNLFVNDLKNLGYKSSLSSGNDAAVRLERAEGMEEEEYTLTVDGSGILIRASSAAGAFYGLQSLKSILPPVSNNADITLAHLQVKDKPRFKYRGFMMDVSRNFQDKQMVLKMLDAMAMYKLNVFHFHFTEDEAWRIEIPGLPELTEVGSQRSASFADGLSLQPAYRSGAAGKGRQYYTTKDYIEILRYAKARHITVVPEIETPGHARAAIKSMQARYEKYMKQGNQAEAEKYLLYDLQDKSEYNSAQNWNDNVMNPALPSTYTFIAKVVDELKVMHKAAGVELKTIHLGGDEVPVGVWEKSPKIAELMSREGIKSVNQVWPYYVSKINNLVHEKGLIMEGWEEMGMHNEGKGMVVNPKLADQRIQVDVWNNLIGGGQEDLAYKLANAGYKVIFASASNFYLDMAWTPLFEEPGLNWAAYINLREAYSFAPENFFLNVLEIAKGKAKGAAYFKPKERLTAAGRKNFLGVKGALWAETVESPAHLEYLIFPRFMAVAERAWSPEKKWEVTDTYDVRDFDKDYAAFSKKLGAVELPKLDKLNGGYQYRMPAVGVRIENNNALINTEYPTGSVRYTTDGTVPTKTAATVENGMLKLEKGKTYSLRAFSSTGREGKVIRFTY; encoded by the coding sequence ATGAGAAATAGAAATTGGGCAAGTCTGGCCGTAACTATATTGATGGGATGTTCCTATCAGGCACAGGCGCAGGACATTGCTTTAAATAAAGCCTTGCAAGTGAATTGGAAGATTGATGATACAAAGTCTGTTGATGAATCGTCCAGATCCATGTTTATAGTTAAGAATGTAAGCAAGAAACCGGTGAATCTTAAGGATTGGACATTAATGTTCAATTATTTGTTTTTGGTAAAAGAAGACAAAGGAAATACCAATTACAGGATAGAGCACCGCAACGGGGATCTTTATGCTTTACAGTTTCTTCAGTCCTCCTATCAGGAAATAAATCCGAATGACTCTTTAATAGTATCCTTCGATGCCATTGCTCCTTTACGTAACACAAGTAAGGCTCCGGGAGGATTATATTTCATTAATCAGAAGGGCAAAATATATGATGTCCCTCAATATGCCGTATTAGCACCTAAGCGTACAAACACTGAGGTGTTGGAGATATTAGGTAAGCAATATGAGTTCAATACAAAGGGCAATACCCAACAAGGGCAACTGATCTTACCGACTCCATTATCTTTAACCAAAAGTGCCGATAAAACATTTGCCTTGCCTTCAAAGCTGACTGTTAAGGCCGATCTTTCTTTCCGGACAGAAAGTAACCTTTTTGTTAACGATTTGAAAAATCTGGGCTACAAGTCTTCACTATCTTCAGGAAATGATGCTGCTGTCCGTTTGGAGAGAGCAGAGGGGATGGAGGAAGAAGAATATACATTGACTGTTGATGGCAGTGGCATCCTGATCCGTGCCTCATCTGCAGCAGGAGCATTCTATGGATTGCAGTCACTGAAATCTATACTTCCACCGGTCTCGAATAATGCGGACATTACGTTAGCACATCTTCAGGTAAAGGATAAACCCCGCTTTAAGTATCGCGGATTTATGATGGATGTATCCCGTAATTTTCAGGATAAGCAAATGGTGTTGAAGATGCTGGATGCTATGGCTATGTATAAACTGAATGTTTTTCATTTTCACTTTACGGAAGATGAAGCCTGGCGAATTGAAATTCCTGGACTACCCGAACTTACTGAGGTAGGAAGTCAGCGATCGGCATCCTTTGCGGATGGCCTCTCTTTACAACCTGCATACCGATCAGGAGCAGCCGGTAAAGGAAGACAATATTATACGACAAAAGATTACATTGAAATCCTTCGGTATGCAAAGGCCAGACATATTACCGTGGTTCCGGAAATCGAAACTCCGGGCCATGCGCGTGCTGCGATCAAGTCCATGCAGGCACGCTATGAAAAATACATGAAGCAAGGTAATCAGGCTGAAGCAGAAAAATACCTGTTGTATGATTTACAGGATAAATCCGAATACAATTCTGCCCAAAACTGGAACGATAATGTAATGAATCCGGCTTTGCCATCGACCTATACTTTTATTGCAAAAGTAGTAGATGAACTCAAAGTGATGCATAAGGCTGCCGGAGTAGAATTAAAGACTATTCATCTCGGAGGAGATGAAGTACCTGTAGGTGTTTGGGAGAAATCTCCGAAAATTGCGGAATTAATGAGTCGGGAAGGGATTAAATCTGTCAATCAGGTCTGGCCATATTACGTCAGCAAGATCAATAATCTGGTTCATGAAAAGGGATTGATCATGGAAGGCTGGGAAGAAATGGGAATGCATAATGAAGGAAAGGGAATGGTTGTCAATCCTAAATTGGCAGATCAGCGTATTCAGGTAGACGTCTGGAATAATCTTATTGGCGGAGGACAGGAAGATCTGGCGTATAAATTAGCCAATGCAGGTTATAAAGTTATATTTGCCAGCGCGAGTAACTTCTATCTGGATATGGCCTGGACACCGTTATTTGAAGAACCGGGACTGAACTGGGCTGCTTATATCAACCTGAGAGAAGCCTATTCATTTGCACCTGAAAACTTCTTTTTAAATGTATTGGAGATCGCAAAGGGAAAAGCAAAAGGAGCTGCATATTTTAAACCGAAGGAAAGACTGACTGCTGCAGGCAGAAAGAATTTCCTGGGTGTAAAGGGAGCTCTTTGGGCGGAGACAGTAGAAAGTCCTGCGCATTTGGAATACCTGATTTTTCCGCGTTTTATGGCAGTAGCAGAAAGAGCATGGTCTCCGGAAAAGAAATGGGAAGTGACAGATACGTATGATGTCAGGGATTTTGACAAGGATTATGCTGCATTCTCAAAAAAGCTGGGTGCTGTAGAATTACCCAAACTGGATAAACTAAACGGAGGGTACCAGTATCGTATGCCGGCAGTCGGTGTCAGGATCGAGAATAATAACGCATTGATAAATACAGAATACCCTACAGGAAGTGTTCGTTATACCACAGATGGTACAGTACCGACAAAAACGGCTGCTACAGTGGAGAATGGAATGCTTAAACTGGAGAAGGGGAAAACATATTCCTTACGAGCTTTTAGCTCTACAGGAAGGGAAGGAAAAGTAATCAGGTTTACTTACTAA
- a CDS encoding 4Fe-4S binding protein, translated as MSPYGTSNPDYLLDNISLNQEACDGLGYCLPACPMMSLSLVEGYVNGYFNSQTLFVDLGTCIICGLCAEVCPNQAIDVDVPGGGGSSTPGGTDNGGSGGGNASGSNFNALGPTNPINLEKDLDCFDKVPSNNNTVYKITIHVHSAHEGYPTQEYWQGDPGHAYITMEKSNNANVHRLSFGFYPKEDTWVTPTKNAVASGIGEESSNDLRRSDIRYTMIVNEQSFNNAKFSAIVNSNKPYDLNDFNCTDYAIEVFNAAMQNGEKLNVLNSNIGFTTPAGLYSNLDQLRQNGNTKISKSKFYLPFSNSCN; from the coding sequence ATGAGTCCTTATGGAACATCTAATCCCGACTATCTTCTAGATAATATAAGTTTAAACCAAGAGGCATGTGATGGTTTGGGTTACTGTCTTCCTGCATGCCCTATGATGTCCCTTTCATTGGTTGAAGGGTATGTTAATGGTTACTTCAATTCCCAAACACTCTTTGTAGATCTTGGTACGTGTATTATATGTGGCCTCTGTGCTGAAGTTTGTCCAAATCAAGCTATAGATGTAGATGTTCCGGGAGGTGGTGGAAGTTCTACGCCAGGAGGTACAGATAACGGAGGAAGTGGTGGCGGTAATGCATCTGGGAGTAATTTCAACGCTTTAGGACCTACTAATCCTATTAATCTCGAGAAGGATCTTGATTGCTTTGATAAAGTCCCTTCCAATAATAATACTGTTTATAAAATTACAATACATGTACATTCTGCACATGAAGGATATCCAACACAAGAATACTGGCAAGGTGACCCTGGCCATGCATATATCACAATGGAAAAGAGTAACAATGCTAATGTGCATAGGTTGTCATTTGGCTTTTATCCGAAGGAAGATACTTGGGTGACGCCAACTAAAAATGCAGTTGCAAGTGGAATTGGTGAAGAATCATCAAATGATCTTAGGCGTAGTGATATCCGATATACGATGATAGTAAATGAGCAGAGTTTTAATAATGCAAAATTCAGTGCTATCGTAAATAGTAATAAACCATATGATTTGAATGATTTTAATTGTACTGATTATGCAATTGAGGTATTTAATGCGGCTATGCAAAATGGAGAAAAGCTAAATGTGCTAAATAGCAATATAGGTTTTACTACACCAGCTGGCTTGTATAGCAACTTAGACCAATTAAGACAAAATGGTAATACAAAAATTTCAAAGTCAAAGTTCTATCTTCCCTTTAGCAATTCTTGTAATTAG
- a CDS encoding Crp/Fnr family transcriptional regulator encodes MVKQWNSSFNYETDACQEKDRQIAHKAILEIFGNIHPLSLGLKESIRENSKLIYCKKKHILTNFNEVHKNIYFIVRGGIRTYFIDKEGSDITSWLLFENDLAVSVLSFFSQKIGLEAMETIEDSILLSLSHTTLTKMYTEFIEFNFIGRILTEQYYIRSEEKTNAFRILNASERYLDLLKKRPDIINRVPLGYIASYLGITNSTLSRIRRRR; translated from the coding sequence ATGGTAAAACAGTGGAATTCCTCCTTTAATTATGAGACTGATGCATGTCAAGAGAAGGATCGACAGATTGCCCATAAGGCTATACTTGAAATATTTGGTAATATTCACCCACTCAGTTTAGGATTGAAAGAGTCCATCCGAGAAAACAGTAAACTTATTTACTGTAAAAAGAAACATATTCTTACTAATTTTAACGAAGTCCATAAAAATATATATTTTATAGTACGTGGAGGAATCAGGACATATTTTATAGATAAAGAAGGTTCCGATATCACTTCTTGGTTATTATTTGAGAATGATTTAGCCGTTTCTGTCTTAAGTTTTTTTAGCCAGAAAATAGGCTTGGAGGCAATGGAAACAATCGAAGATAGTATTTTGCTTAGTTTGAGTCATACTACACTAACAAAAATGTATACAGAATTTATTGAATTTAATTTCATAGGTCGTATTCTGACCGAACAGTATTATATTCGAAGTGAAGAAAAAACTAATGCTTTTCGAATTCTAAACGCTTCAGAACGCTATCTGGATTTACTAAAGAAGCGACCTGATATTATCAACAGAGTCCCTTTAGGATATATTGCTTCTTATTTGGGTATTACCAACTCTACACTTAGCCGTATCAGACGGAGAAGATGA
- a CDS encoding LytR/AlgR family response regulator transcription factor: MKLYILEDETRILQHLLKVVRNISYVQVVGTSAEVSKAAKEIPELKPDLILADIRLKDGDSFQLFDEIGNENFQVVFLTAYDQYAIQALNMGAFGYLLKPIDETALEEILDRCYHHRTQEHFDRQQLEIARHHYTNQGVASTKRIALKSVEYIEVVPIEDIMYCKSDKGYTTFFLKDKREILVSKGLIEYEGILVPFGFLRCHQSYLVNFHYVIKYYREGFLQMQNNQQIPVSSRKKEEVLKYLENIL, encoded by the coding sequence ATGAAACTTTATATTCTTGAAGACGAAACACGAATTCTGCAACATCTTTTAAAAGTTGTTCGGAACATCTCCTATGTACAGGTAGTAGGAACTTCTGCGGAAGTTTCCAAAGCTGCCAAAGAGATACCTGAACTGAAACCTGACCTCATTCTGGCGGATATCCGCCTGAAGGACGGAGACAGCTTTCAGTTGTTTGATGAAATTGGCAATGAAAATTTTCAGGTGGTGTTCCTGACCGCTTATGATCAGTATGCTATACAGGCGCTTAATATGGGTGCCTTTGGTTATCTGCTCAAACCTATAGATGAGACGGCTCTGGAAGAAATTCTGGATAGATGTTATCATCACCGTACTCAGGAACATTTCGATCGGCAGCAACTGGAAATTGCACGGCATCATTATACAAATCAGGGCGTAGCGAGTACAAAACGTATTGCACTAAAAAGTGTGGAATATATTGAAGTCGTGCCTATTGAAGATATTATGTATTGCAAAAGTGATAAAGGATATACCACTTTTTTCCTGAAGGATAAGCGCGAAATCCTGGTCTCAAAAGGACTGATTGAGTATGAAGGAATATTGGTGCCTTTTGGATTTCTCCGTTGTCACCAGTCCTATCTGGTCAATTTTCACTATGTGATCAAATATTACAGAGAAGGATTTTTGCAGATGCAAAATAATCAACAGATACCAGTGTCTAGCCGTAAAAAGGAAGAAGTACTGAAATATCTGGAGAATATCCTGTAA
- a CDS encoding tetratricopeptide repeat-containing sensor histidine kinase, with amino-acid sequence MIARKAYFIFLILSLLFVFSCRQKEESRQDEKVIANAIPQKDYLSLIIAMDTLSSLEYKKVVKREYDLLNHSADTANNPFYHYFKARMYMQDKLRDSALMEYEKMTGKSTDDDIELLKKVNILDYTINNGVTVSASVMKKILNVLEASERQHSRFIYRFYDLLAKAYFQNDNEKESLGYAERYYEKHPYKSHPVIEQRYYDISFLLASGLGDYEKMKLYNDKARKLAKSIHDSLAIARTYDNEAQVYVRQMKYDKALASSRTYFNYLKKTNNLNDIAYNNLATSFIHNRQPDSAIYYYKEAISFAKKNPSGKQKPVYYRGLINAYKMVGAYVEALGVAEQAYDLELSNLKEIDAVKVAEIHEKYEAEKKDRNIAELSNRNVLNEKIIQQQRWTLILASLVFIGILSFLYIIQRQYRLKEKNKLLQSENQRLNIEQKLLQVQLNPHFIFNAIANLQSLIATGDSKESVRYLTAFSRLLRNVLEQNRQDFISLEEEITSLRNYLELQQMRFVGLFDYEISVDEDTSAENTFIPPMLIQPFVENAIEHGFRNIPYKGLLKLSFSVRDQQMQISVDDNGTGFTEKGKSEHKKQSLASIILKERLEVLFKSKGEEAKFETQDKKQFGENGVVVHIVIPEMKD; translated from the coding sequence ATGATTGCAAGAAAAGCATATTTTATTTTTCTGATTTTATCTTTACTGTTTGTCTTTTCTTGCAGGCAAAAAGAAGAAAGTAGGCAGGATGAAAAGGTAATAGCGAATGCTATTCCTCAAAAAGATTATCTGTCTCTGATTATTGCGATGGATACATTATCCTCACTAGAATATAAAAAAGTGGTTAAGCGTGAATACGACCTGCTGAATCACAGTGCAGATACGGCGAATAATCCGTTCTACCATTATTTCAAGGCGAGAATGTATATGCAGGATAAGCTGCGGGACAGTGCATTGATGGAATATGAGAAGATGACCGGGAAAAGTACAGATGATGATATTGAATTATTGAAAAAAGTCAATATTCTGGATTATACAATCAATAATGGTGTGACTGTGAGTGCATCTGTTATGAAGAAGATCCTTAATGTACTGGAAGCCTCGGAGCGTCAACACAGTCGTTTTATATACCGTTTTTATGATCTGTTAGCCAAGGCTTATTTTCAGAATGATAATGAAAAGGAATCCTTGGGTTATGCGGAACGTTATTATGAAAAGCATCCGTATAAATCACATCCTGTAATTGAACAGCGCTATTATGATATTTCATTTCTGCTGGCCTCCGGCTTGGGAGATTACGAAAAAATGAAGCTGTATAATGACAAGGCCCGCAAGCTCGCAAAAAGTATACACGATAGTCTTGCTATAGCCCGTACATATGACAATGAAGCCCAGGTATATGTACGCCAGATGAAATACGATAAAGCACTGGCCAGTAGCCGGACTTATTTTAATTACCTGAAGAAGACCAATAATCTGAATGATATTGCTTATAATAATCTGGCTACCAGTTTTATACATAACAGACAACCGGATTCGGCAATTTATTATTATAAAGAAGCTATTTCTTTTGCTAAAAAGAACCCTTCCGGAAAACAAAAGCCGGTTTATTACCGCGGGCTGATCAATGCATATAAGATGGTGGGAGCTTATGTGGAGGCATTGGGAGTCGCTGAACAGGCTTATGATCTGGAATTGAGTAATCTGAAAGAGATTGATGCTGTAAAAGTTGCAGAAATACATGAAAAGTATGAAGCGGAGAAAAAGGACCGTAATATCGCCGAACTCAGTAACCGGAATGTACTGAATGAAAAGATCATTCAGCAGCAAAGATGGACACTCATACTGGCTTCCCTTGTATTCATTGGTATATTGTCATTCCTGTATATCATCCAGCGTCAGTATCGCCTGAAAGAAAAGAACAAACTCCTGCAATCAGAAAATCAGCGATTGAATATTGAACAGAAGTTACTTCAGGTACAGCTCAATCCTCATTTTATTTTCAATGCCATTGCAAATTTGCAGAGTCTTATTGCGACCGGAGACAGCAAGGAATCAGTACGTTACCTGACGGCTTTTTCAAGATTGCTCCGCAATGTACTGGAACAAAACAGACAAGACTTCATTAGTCTGGAAGAGGAAATCACATCGCTTCGGAATTATCTTGAACTGCAGCAAATGAGATTTGTCGGGCTTTTCGACTACGAGATCAGTGTTGATGAGGATACTTCTGCAGAAAATACATTTATTCCGCCCATGCTGATCCAGCCGTTTGTTGAAAATGCAATAGAACATGGTTTCAGAAATATTCCGTACAAAGGCTTGTTAAAGTTATCTTTTAGTGTCAGAGACCAGCAGATGCAGATTAGTGTGGATGATAACGGTACCGGATTTACTGAAAAAGGTAAAAGCGAGCATAAGAAACAGTCTCTTGCGAGCATTATACTTAAAGAAAGATTAGAAGTACTCTTTAAATCCAAAGGAGAGGAAGCAAAATTTGAAACACAGGATAAAAAACAATTTGGAGAAAATGGAGTAGTAGTACATATTGTGATTCCTGAAATGAAAGATTAA
- a CDS encoding tetratricopeptide repeat protein, which produces MKLILTYILMMTLSSVFAQYSKEDSVRMEALEAEIENASQQQDNILKASLYEELLQIAPKNGRYLNNAGTTYYHLKDYHKAKEKFRLAILYAPQKQALYFTNLSAAYANLEDWERAYDYARRALETEETDLTLFNAASHANNAGKTNACIQILDNARIPLPADVQSLYARSYMTLGDPTKAIEHYEIFFRSYDITTAVAKNINMDDERSNLYQSYLYEISLKVFKNIPIQPDWQRMTSLYMTLMNTAHKREGTWISTLNRMNEILSLQPAYKKNFESLLYAYPGLSEEEKIRGKYMLKDTVQAEAMAQNWVRDNPNTKDYRQNQGIRRIIFYLALDEYLDQWSKSKQHNRSLLSELTALFSTVFDAEKLHTDTANLLQDDFLTLTFQEIAKKLKQTFANRKDALPLIKGFINALPDSQAKTEMIREIPK; this is translated from the coding sequence ATGAAATTGATCCTTACGTATATACTTATGATGACACTGTCATCTGTCTTTGCACAATACAGCAAGGAAGACAGTGTACGTATGGAGGCTTTGGAAGCTGAAATAGAAAACGCATCCCAACAGCAGGATAATATTTTAAAAGCCAGTCTGTATGAGGAACTGTTACAGATTGCACCCAAAAACGGCCGGTATCTCAACAATGCGGGAACCACTTATTACCATCTGAAAGATTATCATAAGGCCAAAGAAAAATTCAGACTTGCGATCTTATATGCACCACAGAAGCAAGCATTGTATTTTACAAACCTGAGTGCTGCCTATGCGAATCTGGAGGACTGGGAAAGGGCTTATGACTATGCCCGGCGGGCTCTGGAAACAGAAGAGACCGATCTGACGCTATTCAATGCAGCTTCTCATGCAAATAATGCCGGAAAAACAAATGCCTGTATTCAGATATTAGATAATGCACGTATTCCTTTGCCGGCAGATGTGCAAAGCCTGTATGCCAGAAGTTATATGACTTTAGGTGATCCGACTAAAGCTATTGAACATTATGAAATATTCTTCAGATCATACGATATAACAACAGCAGTCGCTAAAAATATCAATATGGATGATGAACGCAGCAATCTGTATCAATCCTATTTGTACGAAATTTCCTTGAAAGTATTCAAGAATATTCCCATTCAACCTGACTGGCAGCGTATGACCAGCCTGTATATGACACTTATGAATACAGCTCACAAAAGAGAGGGGACATGGATCAGTACATTAAATCGTATGAATGAAATATTGTCTCTGCAACCTGCGTACAAAAAGAATTTTGAGTCGCTGCTCTATGCATACCCCGGTTTGAGTGAGGAGGAAAAAATCCGGGGAAAATATATGCTGAAGGATACAGTTCAGGCAGAAGCGATGGCACAAAATTGGGTGCGGGATAATCCAAACACAAAGGATTACAGACAAAATCAAGGAATAAGAAGAATCATATTCTATCTGGCTCTGGATGAATATCTGGACCAATGGAGCAAGTCCAAACAGCATAACAGATCTTTACTTTCAGAGTTGACAGCGTTATTTTCAACAGTATTTGATGCAGAGAAGCTCCATACAGATACAGCAAATCTGCTTCAGGACGATTTCCTGACGCTTACATTTCAGGAAATTGCAAAAAAACTCAAACAAACATTTGCGAACCGAAAAGATGCTTTACCGTTAATAAAAGGATTTATAAATGCGCTACCTGACAGTCAGGCAAAGACGGAGATGATCAGGGAAATACCTAAATAA